The stretch of DNA GCCTTTGACAATCCCCAGGAGGAGCTGGACGAGGCGATCCGTTCTCTCTTTATCGCCCTGGCCGCCTCGGTTGCCCTTATCTACCTGGTGCTGGCTTTTCAGTTCAATTCCCTGCGCCTGCCCCTGGTCATCCTGGTTACCGTTCCCCTGGGCTTTATCGGGGTTGTGCTGAGTCTGTTTGTGTTTAAATCATCTCTGAATCTGAACTCCCTTCTGGGGACGATCCTGCTGGCCGGGGTGGTGGTAAACAACGCGATTATCATGATCGATTTTTATCTGCGCATATCTTCCCATCATGAATCAAAGACAGACGCCATAACCATTGCTGCGGGGCTGCGTTTCCCGCCCATAATCATTACCATGCTGACCACCATACTGGGGATGCTTCCCCTGGCAATCGGTCTTGGGGAAGGGTCGAATATTGTTCAGCCCCTGGGAATCGCCGTGTCCGGAGGGCTCTTTATCTCAACCCTCTTTACTCTTTTTGTCGTTCCTGCGATTTTGAGTTTTATTCCGAAGGAGCAAAAAGAGACATGATCTTCCTTCTCTCCCTATCCGCTGCCCTGCTTTTTGGAGTAGGCGATTTCTCCGGTGGTTTTGCCTCCCGGCGCCAGCCCGTGGGGGCGGTGCTGTTTACCTCCCAGCTCTTCGGGCTGTTGCTGGTGAGTCTTGTATCGCCCCTCCTGCTCGAGGGAGTACCCAGGGCCGCAGACCTGCTGTGGGGAGCCGCCGCGGGTATCGGCGGGGCCGTTGGTATTCTGTTTCTCTATCACGCCCTGGCCCACACCGTGGTTGCCATCGTCTCTCCCACCGCTGCCCTCGTGGGAGCCCTGCTTCCCCTGGTGTTCGGCCTCCTGATCGGGGATGCCGTCTCGCCGATCGGATGGATCGGTATCGGTCTCATCCTGCCGGCGGTTGTTCTGTTAAGCTATGAACACCTGGAAGCCGGTACCACTGTGGAGGAACGACGGCGGGCCTTCCTTTACGGGATCGGTGCGGGGGCCGGTTTCGGTCTCTTCTTTATTCTGATTGCCCAGACCAGTCCGGCGGCGGGCTTATGGCCCCTGGCGGGAGCAAGGATCACCTCCCTGGCCATGGTTGCCTGCTACAGCATCCTGAGGGGACGCTCGCTGATTGTGCGGGGACAGGGAATCGGTGCGACAATCATGGCCGGTACCTTCGATATGGCCGCCAACATCGCCTTTATGCTGGCGGTCCAGAGCGGGCGGATCATTCTGGTTACCGCTGTAACCTCGGTCTATCCGGCCCCGACGGTGCTGCTTGCCCGGCTTATCAACGGCGAGAAGGTCCACCCCCTGCGCTGGGCCGGGCTTGCCGCGGCGGCCGCGGGGGTAGCCTGCATGGGAATCGGCTAAGCGGTGATTTTACGGGACTTCCTTATCCAGGCGGATAAGAGTGTCCCGTTCCGCCTCGGTGGGAAAAAGATAGTACATCGACATCAGCGAGAGAAGCACCAGGAAGTAGACATCCAGCCTGCTGCCCCCGGAAAGAATAAAAAGGACGAAGCCCAGAACCGCACACATTTCGCACATGGCCGAAGGGGGAATCAGCAGGGCAACGGCGGAAGACCGCCGGGCACGGTGATGATTCTGGTAGATAAGCCATTTTAAAAAAGAAAGCATGATCCCGGGCTCGGGTTTCCTGATTGTTTTTTTCCACAAAAAGGCCAGCACAATCAGCCCTGCGGACAAAAGATAGACCACGGACCGGAATATCGAATAATTTGCGGCAGTCAAAAGAGGTGTAAGCGCGACCCGGATCAGTCCCGACAGCAGCAATTCAGCCACCAGGAGGAAAATAATCGCCGTCACCGGCTGGATTGAAGCCACAAGGCGGCTGATTTTGTATTCACCCTCGTAATCCCGGTTTTCGTAACTCATGCTGCTCCTCTTGATCAATCCTGATATCAGTCCATACTATGGTGTATCCCGGTCTTTCTGCAACAGCAGAGACCGGGATGTTGTCAGTACCCGACCCCTGCGTTCATAACGCTCTCCGGGTCAAAGGCGTGGCAGGGGGTTACTCCGTGGACCGAGCCGCATTGGGTGCAGCTGGCCTCGAAGGTCTCCATTTCAAACTCCTTACCGCACTGTCCGCATTTTACCTGCAGCGGTACCGGCATGAACTGGGAGGAGAATCCCATCATGCGTACCTTGTCTACTATCTGCCGTCCTGTTTCAAAGCTTCCGGAACATCCTTCGTGCATTGCTCTTTCCTTTATATGGTAATCTGGTCCAGGCGTTTACCCGCCCGGAGTTCGCCCCGGAGGGTTTGAATCCTCCTGTCCAGGGCCTCTATCTCGTGCAGTATTCCCCGTTCGCCATCGCTGGTTTCGATGATCGAGGCGATACCGCCGTTCCTGATGATGATCCTCTTGTCGGCCATCAGGGCCAGGATGGGGTCGTGGGTCGCCATCAGGACGATCTTCTCCTCCGACAGCAGCAGCTCCAGGGCCTTTTTCCGGTCGATCCCGGCGTTTTCGATCTCGTCGATCAATACGATGGGAGACTTGCTCAGGATCGCGGTATCGGCGATCATCAGGGCCCGGGACTGTCCGCCGGAGAGGGAGGTGATGGGGGTCTCAGGGCTGAACTGTTCCCCCGCCAGCTCGTTTGCCCTGGCGATGATCTTCTCCGTTACCTCGTCGGTGTTCTCTATGAGTCTGCTCTCCGCGTGGAGGGTAACGAACTCCCGGACCGTCAGGTCCATTACAAAGTTCATGTTCTGACTGAGCTGTGCCACCAGCTTGTCGGAGGTGGAAAAACGCCACTTTTTATCCGGCTCAGTACCGTTGACCAGGACCTGTCTGCCCGTCGGCGTGTCCCGCTGGGCCATCCACTCGATGTCCGCCAGAAGACGGCTTTTTCCCGAGCCCGTGGGGCCGACTATGGAGACAATCTCTCCCGGCCGTATTTCCAGGGCCTCGAAACCCTCGGGTTCTCCGCTCTTGGTGGTCCCCGGCAGAATGCTTACGCTCCGGACACGGGTCCCGCTGTTCAGGCCCAGGAACTCCAGCATCTGTTCTATGTAGGCCCTGGCGCCGGATACGGTTTCATCGACGTCGATGGCCTTGTCTTCCCTGAACTCATCTTCCAGGGAGTGGAGGTACTCCTTTAAGGGGAGCTGTTCCCTGGGAGAGTACTCCAGCCCCGCGGAGGAAAAGTAGGAGTCTATAAAGGGGTATTCTTCGAGAAGTGCCGCTACCGGCAGGGTCTCGATGTCGCGCTTAATTTTGCTCATGCTGGTTCTCCAGTTTGATTTTCCGTACGTTTCCCATCTGGAACTGTTCGCCAATGCGCGTCTCTCCCAGGCAGTAGGAACAGAGGGCCGAGGGCATGGGAAAGCGCAATTCCTTCCCCTTGACGGAATCGATCTCGTTGTCGCTGTCGTGCATAAGGGTGCTCAGTTCGAAGGCCCCCTGTCCGGTGAGGCCGTTTACATGGATAATCGTCGCCCGGGGATTCACCATGCCCACGCGGCTGGCGAAGACCTCCCGCTCGGCCTGGGAGACGATATCCCCCTTGGTAATGACCACGATGTCTGCGCTCTTGAGCATGGGACCGATCTTTTTGGGGGTGTTGATGCCGCTCAGGTTGTCGATCACGCAGATCGCCCGGATCTCCTTGATGTAGGGGGAACAGCGGTTGCAGAGCCCGGCTGATTCGCTGATCAGGATGTCCAGACCCTCACGGATTCCCCACTGGGTAACCTCTTCGATGTTACTGACGAAGTAGTGGTCCGGACAGAGGCTGCCGGATAACCCCTTTTGCACGGGAATTCCCGCCTTCGCGTAGAGCTGATCATCCTCGGTTGAGAGGCAGTCGAATTTGGCAACGCCGATCTTGAAGCCCTTCCGCCTGAGGGATTCGGCGGTCTTGAGGATGACCGCTGTTTTTCCCGATGACGGGGGGCCGGAAACGGTTATCAGGTTCATGCGCTCTCCTCCGTCATGGCAGCCAGGCTGCTGGTCCGGTTGAAGATTTCTTCGCTTACAGCGATCTCCCGGCTCAGGTCGTGGGATTTGATGTAGTCCCAGCCCAGCCACATGAAGGGGGTTCCCTCAGCCAGCCGGTTGTCGACATCCGGGTTCAGGGAGGGGAAGAGTCCCTGGTGGGCCAGGACCTCGCCGATCTTTTGGGATCCGAAGAAGTCGACCACCGGTTTGAGATCCTTCTCCTTGCCCCGTTTGCTGAGCATGAAGATGGGGCTTACAATGGCTCCGTCCTCGGGCCAGACCGCCTGCATGGGCCCGCCTTCCCGCACGGTTTTGGTAAAGAAGTAAGGCATGATGGTGACCGCGGGCCGGGCGTTCTTCATGCGGTCGCTCTTGACCATCTGGGAGGGGTGCAGGGCCTGGAGCATGACACGGCCGAGCTCCTCCACCCCGGCATCGCCGTAGCGGCTGCGGAGGGTGAGCAGAATGGCGTTAAAGAGGTCGAAATCTCCCACCGGCAGGGAGACGGACTGACCGAAGTCGCCGCTCAGGAGTTCCTTCCAGCTCCGCGGTACAGGACGTCCCGCAAGCTCCTGGGTGTTTACCAGGAATACCGCCGGGACCGCGGCGATTATGGAGTAGACACCTGCGGGATCCTTAAGGTCGAGGCCGGCGAAGGCGGGATTCTCGCCCTTCCAGTCCAGCAGGTCCGTAAAGGCGTTCTGCTCCCGGAGGCGTCCGATGCGCTGGCGGTCGAAGAAGAGGTCGAAGCCGGCGGAGATAAAGATATCCGGCAGGGACTCGATGGAGGTGGAACTGTCGATGTGTTCCTCCACCCACTGGGTGCCCACGCTGGCGGCCTTCAGTTCCGCCTCGATTGCCCTGCCATGCTGCCTCCGGTAGGCGCTGCTGAAGTTGTTGAACTCCTCGAGGATGGGAATCCGCACCGGGCAGGGGAGGAGTCCGGTCATGCTGACCGACTCTTCCTGCCCGTTCTGCGGCGTCCCGCTCAGGCTAAGGTCAGCTCCGTCACGGTGCTCAGCGATCGCCTCGTTCAGGAGACTAACGAAGAGCTCTGAATTGATTTTCCGTATCTCCAGGGCCGTTTTCAGGGAGACCAGCTTGCCGTATCCGGCGCGCTGAGAATATTCGGCCATCCGGGGAAAGCCCCGGGCAACGAAGATATCCACGGTTTCGGGATATTTTTCCGTGATGGTGTAGATGGTATCGTTTATATCAATGTAGTTCATGCTGGAACCTCGCTTTCATGATCAATACAGTAATATAATACAGAAGAGACTTCGGTAACATAGGATACGAAAAAGGATCATTATATGAAGTTGCTGGTAAAAACCTTGACCTCGAGTTAAAGTGCCGGTACTCTGGTTCTGCGATATTCCTCGCATTAAAGGCGGCAGTCATGAAACTGATGGTTTTTGTCTTGAACCGCGAAGAACTCCTGGAACAGGTGCTGGAGGCTTATGCCGAGGTGGGAATACCCGGGGGAACGATCCTGGATTCCGAAGGGATGGGACGCTTTCTTACCTACGAGGTCCCCCTGTTTGCCGGCTTCAAGGAGTTCATGAAGGGGAACAAGCCCTACAATAAAACGATTTTTTCCGTCATCCGGGACGAAAGCCTGATTCCCAGGTTTCACAAGCTGCTGACGGAGGTCTGCGGGGATCTGCGTGATCCCGGCACCGGTATTCTGTTTACTGTCCCGGTCGACTGGGCCGCAGGACTGGCGGAGGAGGAGTAATGGCAATAAATATTAGCGAACTGCTGAATCCGGCCTGTATCGAACTGGATCTCTCGGCGAAAAAGAAACCCGATATCCTGCGGGAGCTCAGCTCCGTGCTGGCCCGCTGCGGGGACGTGGGGAACCAGGACAAGCTCTACAAGGAGCTTCTAAAGCGGGAAAAGATGACCAGTACCGGAATCGGGAGCGGCATCGCCATTCCCCACTGCCTCTCGTCCCAGGTAAAGGAGATGCACGTCGCCTTCGGGCGCAAACTCGAAGGCGCCAAATTCGACGCTGTGGACAATCAGCCGGTCAGCCTCTTTTTTCTGCTTGCAGGTCCGGAGGGCGCCCATTCCAGGCATCTCCAGATACTGAGCAGACTGGCCCGCTACCTTCACGATCCGGCCTTCTGTCAGGAGCTTCATACCGCCTCGTCCCCTGAGGAGGTCATTGCCGCTTTCAGGCGCAAGGAATCGGAATGAGACTCGAGACCCGCTGGGCCCTTGTCAGGTTTCTCATTACCTTTCTGTCCCTTTTCCCGGGCTGGATGCTGTTTACCTGGTCTCTGGATCCCGGTTCTCTCGTGGCGGGAATTGTATCCAGCCTGGTGGTGGCCTGGTTTACCTATTCCATCTTCGTGGACGAGTCCGAAGCCGCCCGCAGGGCCCATCTTCCGCGGCCGCACTACTTTATCGTCTACCTGGTTGTCCTGGTTTTCAACATGTATGTGGCAAGCTTCCAGGTCCTCTGGCAGATCCTCCGGGGAAAGATCAACCCCGGGATCGTACATTTCCGGACAAGGCTGAAAACCGACATAGCCAGAGTCGCCCTGACCAGCTCCATTACCCTGACCCCGGGCACCATAACCCTGGATCTGACGGACGACCACCTGGTCGTGCACTGGCTCGATGCACGGACAACCCACTCCCGCTATGCCGGTGAGCTGATCAAGGGCATCTACGAAAAACTCCTGAGACGCATATGGCTCTGATGCTGGAAATTACAATCTACTTTCTCGTCGCCTCCAGCGTAATCAGTCTGGTCCGGGTTGTAATCGGCCCCACCGTGGCGGACCGCATGATCGGACTGAACCTGGTGGCTTCCCAGATCCTTACCCTGCTGGTTCTCGTTTCGGTGGCCCTGGAGCGCTCCATTTACCTGGATGTCGCTCTGGTCTACGATATCTTCGGCTTTATCGGCATCCTGCTCATGACCCGTTACTTTTCCGGGAAAAAGGGGGAGATATGACCATTGCGGCGGCGATCTTTTTCGGACTGGGGATCATTTTCAATCTCATGGGAAACATCGGCGTACTGGTTTTTCCCGATGTCTATACCCGCCTGCAGGCCTCGTCGACCTGCGCCACCACCTCGGTACTCTCCTTTTTTATCGGCTGCATGTTCATTGCCGGCTGGGGGCCCATGACAGGGCGGCTTATTGTAATAACCATCTTCTTCTTTGTTACCAACCCCATCTCCGCCCACATAATAGCCCGTTTCGCCTGGCAGAACGGGATCGTTCCCTGGCGTCAGAGTTACACAAAACGGCGGGAACTGGGAGGAGATGATGATTGAGGTTCTGCTGGCGTTAATGCTGATTACCGCGGTAATCTCCCTCCAGGTACGGGACATGCTGGCGGCGGTCCTTACCTTGAGCGTCTTGAGCCTCCTCAGCTGCCTGGTTTTTTTTCTCTTCCATGCGCCGGACGTCGCTCTTACGGAGGCTGCCGTGGGAACCGGGGTAGGGACGGTGGTGATGATCTGGATCGTCTACAAGACCGAGAGGCGGGATGAGACATGAAGAGGAAGCACTGGCTCATGTTCGCTGAAATACTTGTTCTTTCCCTGACCGCACTTTTTCTTTTTACTGCCCTTAAGGGGGAGCACCCGGTATCTTCCGGAATCCGGGACTATATCGTCGCGAACGGAAGCCGGGAGACCGGGGCTCTGAACCTGGTGACCGCTATTTACCTGGGCTACCGGGCCTTCGACACCCTGGGTGAGACAATCGTCCTGCTCCTGGCAGTTTCGGGGGTAATCTACTTTACCGATTTTTCCGCCGAAGGAGGGAGAGAAAGTGAAGAAGACGACCATACTTGACCTGGTGGCCCGCAAGCTTGCTCCCTTCATGCTGCTCTTCGGGTTCTATCTGCTGACCTACGGACACCTCTCCCCGGGCGGGGGGTTTCAGGGAGGCGTTGTTATCGCCTCCGGTGTTATCCTGCTGGCCATCAGCCGTGGGGTGGAAGCCGCGGAGTCCCTCTTTCCGGTTCTTGCCCTCACCAAGGCTGAAGCTTTTGCTTTTTTTCTCCTCCTGGCCGCGGGACTTGCCGGGGTGGTCGCAGGTATCGGCTTTCTCGGGAATCCCGTTGTCCGGGCGGATGTGCAGGCCGTTCCCCGGGCTGGAATGATCCTGCTTTTCAATGTGCTGATCGGCATCAAGGTCGGCGCCGGAGTCAGCCTGATCTGCATGCACCTGTTCAGGGAGGAGTAATGGTCTGGTTTCTTATCGGCGCAATCTTTCTCGTCGGTCTCTGGGGCATCATGAACAAGGCGAACATGATCAAAAAGGTAATGGCCCTGAGTATTGCCAACAGTGCTGTCATTCTGCTCTTTATCTATTACGGCTCCTTTTCCGGTGATACAGCGCCCATCGAGGGAACTTCGGCCCGGATGGTGGACCCCCTGCCGCAGGCTCTGATGCTGACGGCAATAGTGGTCGGAATCTGCGTGGTAGCCCTGGCCCTGGTCCTGGTCTACCGCTTATATCTTAAGTTCGGGACTCTGGATATGCGGCGAATAGAAAAGAAGGCCTGGGAACTGCATGACTGAAAACCTGATAATCTGGATCCTTGTTTCTCCCCTTTTCGGCGGGGCCCTGGCTCTTTTCGGAAAGATCTTCAAAAGAGCGGAAGGATTTTTCTGTCTGCTTTCTGTTCTCAGTTTTGCGGGACCGATCTTTTCTCTGCTGCATCTGCTGGAACCGGTGGCCGGAGGGGCCGCTCTGTTCTACCCCCTGGGGGGCTGGGCGGAGCCCTATGGTATCAGTCTGGTGCTGGACGGTTTTGCCTGGATTTCCGCGGCCCTTATCAGCCTGATTACACCCCTGATCGCCCTCTTTGCCCTGGGAAACAGAAAATACGGAGCCCGTTTCTTCTTCTTTTTAATGCTTCTTTCCGGCGGTATGTACGGGGTCGCCCTGACGGGGGACCTCTTTACCATGTTCGTGGGCTTCGAGATCATCGCTATTTCCGCCTATGTGCTGATAGCCTGGGAGGGTACCCCAACGGGTCTGGTGGCGAGTTTCAAGTACCTGATGCTCAGTACCACGGGGATCCTCTTTTTTCTGTTCGGCATATTCCTGATCTACCGGGACCTGGGGGTCCTCTCCATAGACAGAATCTCGACCCTGCTCCAGAGCGCCGGCGGGGTTCGGAACACCCCTACCATGCACCTTGCCCTGGCCTCCCTTTGTGTGGGAATCGGGGTGCGAACTGCCTTTATCCCTTTTCATACCTGGCTTCCCGAGGCCCATGCCTATGCGCCCCATCCGGTATCGGCCCTGCTTTCCGGGGTGCTTATAAAGGTCTCCTTTTTCGCCATGGTTCGGATCCTTCTGGAATTCGGCGGTTCCTATATGTGGGAGCTGCTTCTCTGGATCGGGGCTGTTACCGCCATCAGCGCCGTTGTTAGTGCGCTGGCCCAGAGCGATGCCAAGCGCCTTCTGGCTTACCACTCCATATCCCAGATGGGATACATCCTGGCTGTCTTCGGTGCGGGATCCTCCTTTGCCCTCAGCGCCTCGTTTTTCCATGCCCTGAACCATGCTCTTTTCAAGAGCCTTCTTTTTCTTACCGTCGGGACCGCGGTGGGCTTAAGGGGGGTACGGAACCTCTATAAAATTTCGGCCCTGGGCCGCAGGATTCCCCTTTTCGGGCTGGCCTTTTTTGTGGGGGCTCTTTCGATATCAGGAATTCCCCCTTTTAACGGCTTCGCCAGCAAAGCCTATATATCCTCCGGAATGAGCGGGTCACCGGCTTATGTGCTTCTATGGATAACCAGTTTTCTTACCATCGCAAGCTTTGTCAAACTCAGCAGGATCTACTTTCCCGGACCAAAGGAGCCGTTCCCCGCGGTCCAGCCGGATACGGTACTGGTTCGGGATTATCTTCCCGGCAAACTGGAGCATCTGGTGGTCATTGTGCTGGCCCTTCTCTGTCTGGGAAGCGGGGTCTTTGGCGTCCAGGTGGCCGGTTTCCTGAATGTTATGCTCTATCATGAGGAGTTGAGTTACACAGTATCCCTCTTCGGCTGGAAAAAGATGCTCTCCCTGCTGCCGGCGGTAATTCTGGGTTTCGCGGCCTTTCGTCTGGTGACAACTTCATGGGGAAAAGGCCTCTCCGCCCGGCTCAAGGCGCTTGCCCCGGACCTGCATACGGTGCTGATTTTCTTTTTTATCGGTCTTCTTGCCTTTGCGGCGGTGGCTTACTGATGAAAAAAATGGATTTTCTGATATTTGTGAGTATACTAGAGAAAGTATGCATCATGGGTTTCCGCATCCAGGAGTACGATCTTTATTAACTCTTCTCATTTCTATCTCCTGGATACTGCTGTTCTCTCCGCAGCTGAATGGGGAGACCATGGTGCTCCACCGCTTTTATTCGGAACAGCGGGAGACGGAAATAGAAGAACTTCTCTATCTCGCCGCCGGAGTGGAGCTTACCGGCGCGGGTCTTTCCAGCAGCCGGAGTGCCGAGAATCCCGACTATATCCTGCATACCCGTTATCGGCGTGACGGGGAGAATCTTATCCTCCAGTATAAGCTCTCCCGGAAGGGATTCAGGAGAGGATCAGAGGAAAGTCTTGCAGAAACCGGGATCAATCTGCGGATAAATCACTATTTTGATCAGATAATCGCTTCTACCGTCAACTATCTGCTCAACACTGCCGAAATAGAACGCCACAGTTCTCCGGAAGCCAGGATTGAAGGAATTCTTCCGGAAAACCCTGAATCCGGGGGTACGGAAACAGTTCTCCGGGAGAAACCATCAGAAAAGGATATCGACAGTAAAGCGGAGCAAAGAACAGAGAAAGCCGCAGGAAACAGGGCTTCCCCGGAAGGCTCAACAGTAACGGGAAATCCCGCTTCAGAAAAAAGCTCTGGTCCCGGAATCTACGGCAGCGCCGGAACCGGAGCTCTTATGCTCCTGGGCGAGATCACCGAATATTTTCATTACGGCCTGGCGGGAACAGTTTCCGCCGGACTGGAGTGGCCGAGTCCGAAAAGAACAGTACAACTGGGAGCCCGGGTCAACCTGATCAGGGTCTTCAATGATCAGCAGACCAACGGAGCACCCCTCTACTTTACTACCGCCGGGGTCAACCTTGTTCTTGGAAGCAGTCCGGAGCAGTCAAACCTTTTTTTTGCCGGGATCACCGGCGGCGCCGCCCTCATCAGCGTTGCTGATTTAGATGGCATCATGACCAAGACAGTGCCTTATGCCGAGGGAAACCTGGCAATGAGGGTGCCCCTGGGCGCACGGCTCTACCTGAAGCCCGACCTGGCTCTGCTCTGTATCTTTGACGATGACCTTCTGATAAGCGGGATTCTGCCGTCCCTCGCTGCAGGGCTGGAGTTTTAACATGCTGAAGAGATTATTCCTTCTGATCATGATGTCGTTCTTCTTTTTTCTTGGAGGCTGCGACGAGTACGCCCTGCTGGAACAGTATCAGCTCGATGTGGAAGTAGCAGACTGGATTCCTGTTCCGGAGAATTTTTCTGTCAGCAGTAGTGGCAGCAGAAATATTTCCATAAACTGGTCATATCCCGATACCTCCCTGATCGACGGTTTCCGGATCGCACGTATGGATACTGCCGGGGGATCAACAATTATCGCGGATGAAGGTCAGCTTGGTAGCAATGAGACCTCGTATGTGGATACTGGTCTGGCGCCAAATGTCTGGTATATTTACTATATGTATGCCGTATCCGGAACGTATCGCTCCTATGCAACTGAACCTAAAAGTGGTTTTTCAAATCCTTGATTATCTCTCGACTCAGTCTTCAACGATCTGTTCCAGAATTCTCTCCATCTCAGTGTACGCCTCCCGGCGTCCTGAAAGACGTTCCTGCAGGCCATAGTTGGAAAAGAAGCGGTCCGCCGAGTCCAGCAGGCCCGGGTATTCGGAGCGTACCCGGGGAGAGGCAATCAGGGCCCGCAGCAGCGCCCTGGTACTCAGGTCCTCCATTCTGAGGGCCCTGCTGTTCGCTGCAAGCTGCTCTTTCTCCCGTATCTGCCGCAGCGCGGCAGCCAGGTTGTTCCGGAGCTGCCGTTGATCCAGCTCCAATTGAAGATTTTCCTGCTCCAGGCTCTTGATTTGTCGTATCAGTGTACTGTTTTGCGAGGGGGGGGCTTGTTCCCGAGCGTCCGGCACTGTTTCCGAGTCCAGTATTGGAGCGGAGGCGGGAGCGGACATATCCTCCATTCGCCGGGATATAATCTCTTCCCGCTCGGCTTCCGCGGATTTAAGAAGTTTTTCCAGTTCCTTCAGCTCTTCGCCGGATTGGCCGCTGCTTTTCAGTTCTTCGTACTGCTTTCGCAGGGCGATAATCTCCTCTTCCTTTTCCCGGAGCTGCCGATCCGTCTGGGCTTTGAGGGTCTTGAGGAGCTGCCACTCACTGGTCAGAAAGCGGTTCTCCCGCAGGGTCACCGCCCGTATCTGGTTCTCCGCCTCGCTGTGCATGATCCAGATGAATCCTGCAGTCAGGGCAATCAGAAGGCTGTTTACAATTAAGGGCAAGAAGAGCTGGTTCCGCCGGATTTTCGGCTTCATGTTTTGATGATTATCCTGCATATGCCTTACTGTGTATTCAGTCTATCATTTAGCATCGGCAAATGCTATGGTACTGCCATGCTGAACAGGAACCGCCTGCGCATTCGCCTGATTGTCCTGATTATCCCCCTGGTTGTGGCTGTAATCCTTGGCAGCGGCATCTTCGCTTCCCTGGAGGCCCGAAAGGCCCTCGTCCGTGTCGTTAATCGTCACATGGTCTATAAAGCAGAACAGCTCAGGGATTATGTTACCAGCGAATGGGGTATCCTCAACGAGCTGGACCTCGATGCACAGCAGGAATACCGGATCATCGCCGAAGAGTCCCTCAAATCCTATGCTGTATCTCTGCTGCGGGGAAAGACGGAAAACATTATCGCCTTCGATGGAGACGGCAATGTCCAGATGAGGATCGGGTACGGTGATTTTCCTGACCCCGAGCCATGGAGCGGTGCTCAGAATTATGAATCTTTACACCAGGGCTGGTTTTCCGGAACGCTCCACGGAGAAAAGCGGGTGGGGGTTGCCTTCGATCTGGAGGCCTTCGGCTGGACCGTGCTGATCAGCGAGGGGGAGGAGGCCTATTTTACGGAAATTCAGGAGATCCGCTATACCTATTTCTGGATTCTGGCTTCCACTATTGTTCTTATCAGTATTCTTATCGCCGTCTACCTGGGATACATCATTCGTCCGGTGGAGCATCTTACTCAGACGATGCAGCATATAAGCAGCTCCCAGGATCTGTCCATGCGGGCACAGATCGAGTCCACCGACGAGATAGGTTTTCTGGCTGACCGATTCAACTCCATGATTTCCTCCATGCAGAGGAGCTATATGGATCTGCAGCATGCCCGGGATGCGGAGGAGTCATCAAGAAAGACAGCAGTCCAGCGTGAACTGGAGACCCTCAATCTGCTGGGAAGGGTCTCGGATTTTCGGGACGAGGATACCGGGGAGCACCTGAGGCGTATTGGTTCTTTTTCCGCTCTTTTTTCCCGCCTCCTGGGGCAGACCGGGAGGGAGCAGGATCTCATTTTTTACAGCGCTCCCCTTCACGATATCGGGAAAATCGGGATTCCCGATTCAATCCTGCTGAAACCCGGACGGCTTACCGACGAAGAGTTTGAACAGATGAAGCTTCATACTCTTTTCGGCTACAACATACTCAAGGATGCCGAGAGTGAGTA from Marispirochaeta aestuarii encodes:
- a CDS encoding ABC transporter substrate-binding protein, with amino-acid sequence MNYIDINDTIYTITEKYPETVDIFVARGFPRMAEYSQRAGYGKLVSLKTALEIRKINSELFVSLLNEAIAEHRDGADLSLSGTPQNGQEESVSMTGLLPCPVRIPILEEFNNFSSAYRRQHGRAIEAELKAASVGTQWVEEHIDSSTSIESLPDIFISAGFDLFFDRQRIGRLREQNAFTDLLDWKGENPAFAGLDLKDPAGVYSIIAAVPAVFLVNTQELAGRPVPRSWKELLSGDFGQSVSLPVGDFDLFNAILLTLRSRYGDAGVEELGRVMLQALHPSQMVKSDRMKNARPAVTIMPYFFTKTVREGGPMQAVWPEDGAIVSPIFMLSKRGKEKDLKPVVDFFGSQKIGEVLAHQGLFPSLNPDVDNRLAEGTPFMWLGWDYIKSHDLSREIAVSEEIFNRTSSLAAMTEESA
- a CDS encoding Na+/H+ antiporter subunit E, which gives rise to MRLETRWALVRFLITFLSLFPGWMLFTWSLDPGSLVAGIVSSLVVAWFTYSIFVDESEAARRAHLPRPHYFIVYLVVLVFNMYVASFQVLWQILRGKINPGIVHFRTRLKTDIARVALTSSITLTPGTITLDLTDDHLVVHWLDARTTHSRYAGELIKGIYEKLLRRIWL
- a CDS encoding ATP-binding cassette domain-containing protein, with the protein product MSKIKRDIETLPVAALLEEYPFIDSYFSSAGLEYSPREQLPLKEYLHSLEDEFREDKAIDVDETVSGARAYIEQMLEFLGLNSGTRVRSVSILPGTTKSGEPEGFEALEIRPGEIVSIVGPTGSGKSRLLADIEWMAQRDTPTGRQVLVNGTEPDKKWRFSTSDKLVAQLSQNMNFVMDLTVREFVTLHAESRLIENTDEVTEKIIARANELAGEQFSPETPITSLSGGQSRALMIADTAILSKSPIVLIDEIENAGIDRKKALELLLSEEKIVLMATHDPILALMADKRIIIRNGGIASIIETSDGERGILHEIEALDRRIQTLRGELRAGKRLDQITI
- a CDS encoding EamA family transporter produces the protein MIFLLSLSAALLFGVGDFSGGFASRRQPVGAVLFTSQLFGLLLVSLVSPLLLEGVPRAADLLWGAAAGIGGAVGILFLYHALAHTVVAIVSPTAALVGALLPLVFGLLIGDAVSPIGWIGIGLILPAVVLLSYEHLEAGTTVEERRRAFLYGIGAGAGFGLFFILIAQTSPAAGLWPLAGARITSLAMVACYSILRGRSLIVRGQGIGATIMAGTFDMAANIAFMLAVQSGRIILVTAVTSVYPAPTVLLARLINGEKVHPLRWAGLAAAAAGVACMGIG
- a CDS encoding monovalent cation/H+ antiporter complex subunit F, with the protein product MALMLEITIYFLVASSVISLVRVVIGPTVADRMIGLNLVASQILTLLVLVSVALERSIYLDVALVYDIFGFIGILLMTRYFSGKKGEI
- a CDS encoding GTP-binding protein yields the protein MNLITVSGPPSSGKTAVILKTAESLRRKGFKIGVAKFDCLSTEDDQLYAKAGIPVQKGLSGSLCPDHYFVSNIEEVTQWGIREGLDILISESAGLCNRCSPYIKEIRAICVIDNLSGINTPKKIGPMLKSADIVVITKGDIVSQAEREVFASRVGMVNPRATIIHVNGLTGQGAFELSTLMHDSDNEIDSVKGKELRFPMPSALCSYCLGETRIGEQFQMGNVRKIKLENQHEQN
- the mnhG gene encoding monovalent cation/H(+) antiporter subunit G produces the protein MTIAAAIFFGLGIIFNLMGNIGVLVFPDVYTRLQASSTCATTSVLSFFIGCMFIAGWGPMTGRLIVITIFFFVTNPISAHIIARFAWQNGIVPWRQSYTKRRELGGDDD
- a CDS encoding PTS sugar transporter subunit IIA, with the translated sequence MAINISELLNPACIELDLSAKKKPDILRELSSVLARCGDVGNQDKLYKELLKREKMTSTGIGSGIAIPHCLSSQVKEMHVAFGRKLEGAKFDAVDNQPVSLFFLLAGPEGAHSRHLQILSRLARYLHDPAFCQELHTASSPEEVIAAFRRKESE